A part of Saccharomonospora amisosensis genomic DNA contains:
- a CDS encoding amino acid ABC transporter permease has protein sequence MDVIIDNLPLYAEGLLKTLQICAYGLVGSLVLGTILGGFRVSPVAPLRWVGTSWVTVFRNTPLTIVLFFCAFGLPEVGINGAYFWFGVTGLVLYTSAFVCEAVRSGINSVSPGQAEAARAVGLNFGQSLSYVIMPQAVRSVVPPLGSVIIAMIKNSAIVGAFGVGGDLFAVGQQLSSAQGKAALPVLAGVALGYLVITIPGGLLLGWLERKVAIAR, from the coding sequence GTGGACGTCATCATCGACAACCTTCCGCTGTACGCGGAAGGCCTGCTGAAGACCCTGCAGATCTGCGCCTACGGCCTCGTCGGGTCGCTGGTACTCGGCACGATCCTCGGCGGATTCCGGGTGTCGCCTGTGGCACCGCTGCGCTGGGTGGGCACCTCCTGGGTCACGGTGTTCCGCAACACCCCGCTGACCATCGTGTTGTTCTTCTGCGCGTTCGGGTTGCCCGAGGTCGGCATCAACGGTGCGTACTTCTGGTTCGGCGTCACCGGACTCGTGCTCTACACCTCGGCCTTCGTCTGCGAGGCCGTCCGAAGCGGAATCAACTCGGTCTCGCCCGGCCAGGCGGAGGCGGCCAGGGCGGTCGGGTTGAACTTCGGCCAGTCGCTGTCCTACGTGATCATGCCGCAGGCCGTGCGCAGCGTCGTGCCACCACTGGGCAGCGTGATCATCGCGATGATCAAGAACTCCGCCATCGTCGGCGCCTTCGGTGTCGGTGGTGACCTGTTCGCGGTCGGGCAGCAACTGTCGTCCGCGCAGGGCAAGGCCGCGCTGCCGGTACTGGCGGGTGTGGCACTCGGCTATCTGGTGATAACGATCCCGGGCGGACTGCTGCTCGGCTGGTTGGAGCGGAAGGTGGCGATCGCCCGGTGA
- the sucD gene encoding succinate--CoA ligase subunit alpha gives MAIFLNSDSRIIVQGLTGSEGTKHATKMVAAGSRIVGGVNARKAGQRVAIGGSELSVYGTVAEAMAETGATVSVVFVPPRFAKDAVIEAIDAGIGLVVVITEGIPVHDTAVMWAHACASGNKTRIIGPNCPGIISPGQSNAGIIPADITGPGRIGLVSKSGTLTYQMMYELRDIGFSTCIGIGGDPIIGTTHIDALQAFQDDPDTDLIVMIGEIGGDAEERAADYIRDHITKPVVGYVAGFTAPEGKTMGHAGAIISGSAGTAHAKQQALETAGVKVGKTPTETAEHARELYKTL, from the coding sequence ATGGCGATCTTTTTGAACAGTGATTCCCGGATCATCGTGCAGGGTTTGACCGGGTCGGAGGGCACCAAGCACGCCACGAAGATGGTGGCGGCCGGGTCGCGGATCGTGGGCGGGGTCAACGCCCGCAAGGCCGGGCAGCGGGTCGCCATCGGCGGCAGCGAGTTGAGCGTGTACGGCACGGTCGCCGAGGCGATGGCCGAGACCGGGGCGACCGTGTCGGTGGTGTTCGTGCCGCCCCGCTTCGCCAAGGACGCCGTCATCGAGGCCATCGACGCCGGGATCGGCCTGGTCGTGGTCATCACCGAGGGCATCCCCGTGCACGACACCGCCGTGATGTGGGCCCACGCCTGCGCCAGCGGCAACAAAACCCGCATCATCGGACCCAACTGCCCCGGCATCATCTCCCCCGGCCAGTCCAACGCCGGCATCATCCCCGCCGACATCACCGGGCCCGGCCGCATCGGACTGGTGTCCAAATCCGGCACCCTCACCTACCAGATGATGTACGAACTACGCGACATCGGGTTCTCCACCTGCATCGGCATCGGCGGCGACCCCATCATCGGCACCACCCACATCGACGCCCTGCAAGCCTTCCAGGACGACCCCGACACCGACCTCATCGTCATGATCGGCGAAATCGGCGGCGACGCCGAAGAACGCGCCGCCGACTACATCCGCGACCACATCACCAAACCCGTCGTCGGCTACGTCGCAGGCTTCACCGCCCCCGAAGGCAAAACCATGGGCCACGCAGGCGCCATCATCTCCGGCTCCGCAGGCACCGCCCACGCCAAACAACAAGCCCTCGAAACCGCAGGCGTCAAAGTCGGCAAAACACCCACCGAAACCGCCGAACACGCACGCGAGCTCTACAAGACACTCTGA
- a CDS encoding succinate dehydrogenase/fumarate reductase iron-sulfur subunit: MGYQAKLRVWRGDDGAGELHDFTVEANDGEVVLDLIHRLQATQAPDLAVRWNCKAGKCGSCSAEVNGRPRLLCMTRMSMFEEDDVITVTPMRTFPVIRDLVCDVSFNYTKAMEIPAFTPPADLGPGEYRMQQVDVERSQEFRKCIECFLCQNVCHVIRDHEENKPAFAGPRYLMRIAELEMHPLDVADRRNEAQTEHGLGYCNITKCCTEVCPENIHITDNALIPMKERVADRRYDPIVWLGNKLFRRGERDAGA, from the coding sequence ATGGGTTACCAGGCAAAGCTTCGGGTGTGGCGCGGTGACGACGGTGCGGGCGAGTTGCACGACTTCACCGTCGAGGCCAACGACGGCGAGGTCGTGCTCGACCTCATCCACCGACTACAGGCGACCCAGGCTCCGGATCTCGCTGTCCGCTGGAACTGCAAGGCGGGCAAGTGCGGTTCCTGCTCCGCGGAGGTCAACGGCAGGCCGAGGCTGCTGTGTATGACGCGGATGTCGATGTTCGAGGAGGACGACGTCATCACGGTCACGCCGATGCGCACGTTCCCGGTGATCCGGGATCTGGTGTGCGACGTGTCGTTCAACTACACCAAGGCCATGGAGATCCCGGCGTTCACCCCGCCTGCGGATCTGGGCCCGGGTGAGTACCGAATGCAGCAGGTCGACGTGGAGCGCTCGCAGGAGTTTCGCAAGTGCATCGAGTGCTTCCTGTGCCAGAACGTCTGCCACGTGATCAGGGACCACGAGGAGAACAAGCCGGCGTTCGCGGGCCCGCGCTATCTGATGCGGATCGCCGAGTTGGAGATGCACCCACTCGATGTCGCCGACCGGCGTAACGAGGCACAGACCGAGCACGGTCTCGGTTACTGCAACATCACCAAGTGCTGCACCGAGGTGTGCCCGGAGAACATCCACATCACCGACAACGCGCTGATTCCGATGAAGGAACGGGTCGCCGACCGTCGCTACGACCCGATCGTCTGGCTGGGCAACAAACTGTTCCGCCGCGGCGAGCGCGACGCAGGCGCCTGA
- the miaB gene encoding tRNA (N6-isopentenyl adenosine(37)-C2)-methylthiotransferase MiaB, whose protein sequence is MSGAGVGRTFEIRTFGCQMNVHDSERLAGQLESAGYVPAADGDDPDVIVLNTCAVRENADNKLYGHLGHLRPRKSAKPDLQIAVGGCLAQKDRGEIVKRAPWVDVVFGTHNIGALPALLDRARHNAQAQVEILESLETFPSTLPARRESAYSGWVSISVGCNNTCTFCIVPSLRGKERDRRPGEVLAEVEALVAEGVLEVTLLGQNVNSYGVEFGDRFAFGKLLRSCGSVAGLERVRFTSPHPAAFTDDVIDAMAQTPNVCHQLHMPLQSGSDRVLKLMRRSYRASRFLSILDKVRAAMPDAAITTDIIVGFPGETEEDFEETLEVVRQARFSSAFTFQYSKRPGTPAAELDGQVPKEVVRRRYDRLVALQEEISWEENRKLVGSTVELLVAAGEGRKDARTHRMSGRARDGRLVHFTPTGPAVEGNVRPGDVVETTVTYAAPHHLVADGELLSHRRTRAGDNAEEGVRPKTGGVGLGLPSFGVPRPVQAAPEGCGL, encoded by the coding sequence ATGAGCGGCGCAGGCGTTGGCAGGACCTTCGAGATTCGCACCTTCGGGTGCCAGATGAACGTGCACGACTCCGAGCGGCTGGCGGGCCAGCTGGAGAGCGCGGGGTACGTGCCCGCCGCCGACGGCGACGACCCGGACGTGATCGTGCTGAACACCTGCGCCGTTCGGGAGAACGCCGACAACAAGCTGTACGGCCATCTCGGTCACCTTCGGCCTCGCAAGAGCGCCAAGCCCGACCTGCAGATCGCGGTCGGTGGCTGCCTGGCGCAGAAGGATCGTGGGGAGATCGTGAAGCGGGCACCCTGGGTGGACGTGGTCTTCGGCACCCACAACATCGGCGCGCTGCCCGCACTGCTGGACCGTGCTCGGCACAACGCGCAAGCCCAGGTGGAGATCCTGGAGTCGCTGGAGACCTTTCCTTCCACGCTGCCCGCCCGACGGGAGTCGGCCTACTCGGGCTGGGTCTCGATCTCCGTCGGCTGTAACAACACCTGCACGTTCTGCATCGTCCCCTCGCTGCGGGGCAAGGAGCGTGACCGGCGGCCGGGTGAGGTGCTCGCCGAGGTGGAGGCGCTCGTCGCCGAGGGGGTGCTGGAGGTGACCCTGCTGGGGCAGAACGTCAACTCCTACGGCGTGGAGTTCGGCGACCGGTTCGCCTTCGGCAAGCTGTTGCGCTCCTGCGGTTCGGTGGCAGGCCTGGAGCGGGTCCGGTTCACCTCGCCACACCCGGCGGCGTTCACCGACGACGTGATCGACGCGATGGCGCAGACACCCAACGTTTGCCACCAGCTGCACATGCCGCTGCAGTCGGGCTCGGACCGGGTGCTGAAGCTGATGCGCCGCTCCTACCGGGCTTCGCGGTTTCTGTCCATCTTGGACAAGGTGCGCGCCGCGATGCCGGACGCCGCGATCACCACGGACATCATCGTGGGCTTTCCGGGCGAGACCGAGGAGGACTTCGAGGAAACGCTGGAGGTGGTCAGGCAGGCTCGCTTCTCGAGCGCGTTCACCTTCCAGTACTCCAAGCGGCCCGGCACGCCCGCGGCCGAGCTGGACGGCCAGGTGCCGAAGGAGGTCGTGCGCAGGCGCTACGACCGCCTGGTCGCGCTGCAGGAGGAGATCTCCTGGGAGGAGAACCGCAAGCTCGTCGGAAGCACGGTCGAGCTGCTGGTGGCGGCAGGCGAGGGCCGAAAGGACGCGCGGACTCACCGGATGAGCGGCAGGGCACGGGACGGCAGGCTGGTGCACTTCACTCCGACCGGTCCGGCTGTCGAGGGGAACGTGCGTCCCGGTGACGTCGTCGAGACGACAGTGACTTACGCGGCTCCGCACCACCTGGTGGCGGACGGTGAGCTGCTGTCCCACCGCAGGACGAGGGCGGGCGACAACGCCGAGGAAGGTGTGCGGCCCAAGACCGGCGGCGTGGGCCTCGGCCTTCCGTCGTTCGGGGTGCCGCGACCGGTTCAGGCCGCGCCGGAAGGATGTGGGTTGTGA
- a CDS encoding MFS transporter, whose protein sequence is MSRSAGTSPVKEIRDFYGRRYRVGETDRELLGRSRAWMLWAAWAAMLVASAGQYGYGALMPVLGNTHGWSLQQSAWVLAVWILCQSGSVYPAARARGRLGLPPAATMLTGAALCATGLITLGGSSSVVVVLLNHGVLGGIGAGLIYGTCLGVVAKWYPERPARTAFVSGAFAYGSIPFVLLAGRFAGTGSTRTFLWLAGVAVIVLVGAAAMILRDPPKRWWPAHVDPRAWALDKTVNPGLRRNRPAIRFYSAREIVRCRESGLLYLAVTCAAAVILFDIAYVSVFATASGWSPAFGAAALAVLAAASGVTRTAEGWAGDRFGRRNVVRAALYTGAAAQVLLLTGGSHGLATLFLAGAAASGAAAGACYGLLPGLVEGHFGERPGLPNFGLFYGAKAVGGLIGVALAGHVVAADGYQGVFLGAAVLGLAGAGLVRVLRQPGRPRLLLPGVARPLLSR, encoded by the coding sequence ATGTCGCGATCGGCTGGTACTTCCCCGGTCAAAGAGATCCGTGATTTCTACGGTCGCCGGTACCGGGTCGGCGAGACGGATCGTGAACTGCTCGGTCGGTCCAGGGCGTGGATGCTCTGGGCCGCCTGGGCCGCGATGCTGGTGGCCAGCGCGGGCCAGTACGGCTACGGAGCGCTGATGCCCGTGCTGGGCAACACCCACGGCTGGAGCCTGCAGCAGAGCGCGTGGGTGCTGGCCGTGTGGATCCTGTGCCAGAGCGGCAGCGTCTATCCGGCCGCCAGGGCGCGGGGCAGGCTGGGGCTTCCCCCCGCCGCCACGATGTTGACCGGTGCGGCGCTGTGCGCCACCGGGCTCATCACGCTCGGCGGGTCAAGCAGCGTAGTCGTGGTGCTGCTCAACCACGGCGTGCTCGGCGGCATCGGCGCGGGACTCATCTACGGCACCTGCCTCGGCGTGGTCGCCAAGTGGTACCCGGAGCGCCCGGCACGCACGGCGTTCGTCAGCGGCGCCTTCGCCTACGGCTCGATTCCGTTCGTGCTGTTGGCGGGGCGGTTCGCCGGGACCGGTTCGACGCGGACCTTCCTCTGGCTGGCGGGCGTCGCGGTGATCGTGCTGGTCGGTGCCGCTGCCATGATCCTGCGTGACCCGCCGAAGCGCTGGTGGCCCGCACACGTCGACCCGCGTGCCTGGGCGCTGGACAAGACGGTCAACCCGGGACTTCGGCGCAACCGGCCCGCGATCCGGTTCTACTCGGCCCGGGAGATCGTCCGTTGCAGGGAGTCCGGTCTGCTCTACCTGGCGGTGACGTGCGCGGCGGCGGTGATCCTGTTCGACATCGCCTACGTCTCGGTGTTCGCGACAGCGAGTGGCTGGAGTCCCGCCTTCGGTGCGGCCGCGCTGGCCGTGCTCGCGGCGGCCAGCGGAGTGACGAGGACGGCCGAGGGCTGGGCCGGTGACCGGTTCGGACGGCGCAACGTGGTGCGCGCCGCGCTCTACACGGGCGCCGCCGCCCAGGTACTGCTGCTGACCGGTGGTTCGCACGGCCTAGCCACGCTGTTCCTCGCAGGGGCGGCGGCCTCGGGTGCGGCGGCCGGCGCCTGCTACGGGTTGCTGCCCGGGCTGGTGGAGGGCCACTTCGGGGAGCGGCCGGGGCTGCCGAACTTCGGCTTGTTCTACGGGGCCAAGGCGGTCGGCGGGCTGATCGGGGTGGCGCTGGCCGGGCATGTCGTCGCTGCCGACGGCTATCAGGGCGTCTTCCTCGGTGCCGCTGTGCTCGGCCTCGCCGGTGCCGGGCTGGTGCGGGTGTTGCGCCAGCCCGGGCGGCCAAGGCTGCTGCTGCCGGGAGTCGCGCGACCGTTGCTGTCTCGCTGA
- a CDS encoding glutamate ABC transporter substrate-binding protein, which translates to MAAASLALAACGGGSDNNSGESSPSVNQEAKFESGTTMAKLNQAGTVTVGTKFDQPLFGLKGLDGSMQGFDVEVAKIIAAELGISADKINWVETPSATREEVIEQGKVDFVIATYTINDERAKRVTFAGPYYQAGQDLMVKKDNNAITGPESLKSANAKVCSVTGSTPSEEILKYVDKEQLVLFDVYSKCADALRNGQVDAVTTDNVILLGLVSENKDQFKLVGKPFTEEPYGIGVKKGDTKFCEFIHDTLRKSAEDGSYKKAWEETAGTVAETTPELPELGTCA; encoded by the coding sequence ATGGCCGCGGCTAGCCTCGCGCTCGCCGCATGCGGTGGCGGCTCCGACAACAACTCCGGCGAGTCCAGCCCGTCGGTGAACCAGGAGGCCAAGTTCGAGTCCGGCACGACCATGGCCAAGCTGAACCAGGCCGGGACGGTGACGGTCGGCACGAAGTTCGACCAGCCGCTGTTCGGCCTCAAGGGCCTCGACGGCTCGATGCAGGGCTTCGACGTGGAGGTCGCCAAGATCATCGCGGCCGAACTCGGCATCTCCGCCGACAAAATCAACTGGGTGGAGACGCCCTCGGCGACCCGTGAGGAGGTCATCGAGCAGGGCAAGGTGGACTTCGTCATCGCCACCTACACGATCAACGACGAGCGGGCCAAGCGCGTCACCTTCGCCGGTCCGTACTACCAGGCCGGCCAGGACCTTATGGTCAAGAAGGACAACAACGCGATCACCGGTCCGGAGTCGCTGAAGTCCGCCAACGCCAAGGTGTGCTCGGTGACCGGCTCGACCCCGTCCGAGGAGATCCTGAAGTACGTCGACAAGGAACAGCTCGTGCTGTTCGACGTGTACTCCAAGTGCGCCGACGCGCTGCGCAACGGCCAGGTCGACGCCGTCACCACGGACAACGTGATCCTGCTCGGCCTGGTCTCGGAGAACAAGGACCAGTTCAAGCTGGTGGGCAAGCCCTTCACCGAGGAGCCCTACGGCATCGGCGTCAAGAAGGGCGACACCAAGTTCTGCGAGTTCATCCACGACACGCTGCGCAAGTCCGCCGAGGACGGCAGCTACAAGAAGGCATGGGAGGAAACCGCCGGAACGGTGGCCGAAACCACTCCCGAACTGCCTGAGCTGGGCACCTGCGCCTGA
- a CDS encoding Rv2732c family membrane protein, which produces MNESRYGDGSGNGNGTDENIDRLAADVNAAVGKAVRTVELGRRGFGISVAVFALIVGLLLPWVDGHVGWQVLAGEAGAVPRLFAATATAFGVLASALALITRRWWLTWVCAVGGWFAVVDGLLAIWSQQSSSATGAAGEGPGAGLIIAAIAMVVVAAQWMRVAWSRH; this is translated from the coding sequence GTGAACGAGTCCAGGTACGGCGACGGCAGCGGCAACGGCAACGGCACCGACGAGAACATCGACCGGCTGGCCGCCGACGTGAACGCCGCCGTCGGCAAGGCGGTCAGGACCGTGGAGTTGGGCCGCCGCGGCTTCGGCATCTCGGTGGCGGTGTTCGCGCTCATCGTCGGCCTGCTGCTGCCTTGGGTGGACGGCCACGTGGGCTGGCAGGTCCTGGCGGGGGAGGCGGGCGCGGTTCCGCGGCTGTTCGCGGCCACCGCGACGGCGTTCGGCGTACTCGCCTCCGCGCTCGCGCTGATCACGCGCCGCTGGTGGTTGACGTGGGTGTGCGCGGTCGGCGGCTGGTTCGCCGTCGTGGACGGGTTGCTCGCGATCTGGTCGCAGCAGTCGTCCTCGGCCACCGGGGCAGCGGGCGAGGGTCCTGGTGCGGGACTAATCATCGCGGCGATCGCGATGGTTGTGGTCGCGGCGCAGTGGATGCGCGTGGCCTGGTCACGCCACTGA
- a CDS encoding amino acid ABC transporter permease yields MSSVLYDAPGPRSRRRTAIGSVVAGIAILAVVALVVLRLAEQGQFDAELWSPWLDPTDDNFTAVWNLIGEAAANTVLAAALSMAFSLVIGTLLALSRITAAAWYRWAIVGVIELLRGIPVVIAIFFAARVLPQFGVDLPTLWYLVIGLTAYNSVIIAEIVRAGINSLPVGQREAAESIGLRRSQVLGSVLLPQAFRVMLPALISQLVVVLKDTSLGFIISFEETVNTAGIIVQNLHNPIQTYLIIAVLFIAVNYLLSKFAVYLERRLSRGKKAVSKKAEEAAMSETGRAGA; encoded by the coding sequence GTGAGCAGCGTCCTCTACGACGCACCCGGCCCGCGCAGCAGGCGGCGCACGGCGATCGGCAGTGTCGTCGCCGGCATCGCGATTCTCGCTGTGGTGGCGCTGGTCGTGCTTCGACTCGCGGAGCAGGGTCAGTTCGACGCGGAGCTGTGGTCACCCTGGCTCGACCCGACCGACGACAACTTCACCGCGGTCTGGAACCTGATCGGTGAGGCCGCGGCCAACACGGTGCTCGCCGCGGCACTGTCCATGGCGTTCTCCCTGGTGATCGGCACGCTGCTGGCACTGAGCCGGATCACCGCCGCCGCCTGGTATCGCTGGGCGATCGTCGGAGTGATCGAACTGCTGCGCGGTATCCCGGTCGTGATAGCGATCTTCTTCGCCGCCAGGGTGCTACCCCAGTTCGGTGTCGATTTGCCCACGCTGTGGTACCTGGTCATCGGCCTCACCGCCTACAACTCGGTGATCATCGCCGAGATCGTGCGGGCGGGCATCAACTCGCTGCCCGTCGGCCAACGCGAAGCCGCGGAGTCGATCGGGCTGCGGCGTTCCCAGGTCCTCGGGTCGGTGCTGCTGCCACAGGCATTCCGGGTGATGCTGCCCGCGCTGATCAGCCAGCTGGTTGTCGTGCTCAAGGACACCTCGCTCGGCTTCATCATCTCCTTCGAGGAGACCGTCAACACGGCCGGCATCATCGTGCAGAACCTGCACAACCCGATTCAGACGTACCTGATCATCGCTGTGCTGTTCATCGCGGTGAACTACCTGCTCAGCAAGTTCGCCGTCTACCTGGAGCGCAGGCTCAGCCGGGGCAAGAAGGCGGTTTCGAAGAAGGCGGAAGAGGCGGCGATGTCCGAGACGGGCAGGGCGGGCGCGTAA
- a CDS encoding amino acid ABC transporter ATP-binding protein, translated as MSTTPTAPPMISAKAVNKHFGDLHVLKDITIEVPKGQVVVVLGPSGSGKSTLCRAINRLEPIDSGEIAVDGKPLPEEGKALAALRADVGMVFQQFNLFAHKTILENVTLGPTKVRKVSSAQARETAMELLDRVGIANQAEKYPAQLSGGQQQRAAIARALAMRPKVMLFDEPTSALDPEMVQEVLDTMTALADEGMTMLVVTHEMGFARRAAHRVLFMSDGEIVEDSTPEVFFTDPKSERAKDFLGKILTH; from the coding sequence ATGAGCACCACGCCGACCGCGCCACCAATGATCAGCGCGAAGGCGGTGAACAAGCACTTCGGCGATCTGCACGTGCTGAAGGACATCACGATCGAGGTACCGAAGGGCCAGGTCGTGGTGGTACTCGGGCCGTCGGGATCGGGCAAGTCCACACTGTGCCGGGCGATCAACCGGCTCGAGCCGATCGACTCCGGTGAGATCGCCGTCGACGGCAAGCCGCTGCCGGAGGAGGGCAAGGCGCTCGCGGCGCTGCGCGCGGACGTCGGCATGGTGTTCCAGCAGTTCAACCTCTTCGCGCACAAGACCATCCTCGAGAACGTGACACTCGGGCCGACGAAGGTACGCAAGGTTTCCTCGGCGCAGGCCCGCGAGACCGCCATGGAACTGCTCGACCGGGTCGGCATCGCCAACCAGGCCGAGAAGTACCCCGCCCAGTTGTCGGGAGGCCAGCAGCAGCGGGCCGCCATCGCGCGAGCGCTGGCGATGCGGCCCAAGGTCATGCTGTTCGACGAGCCCACCTCGGCGCTGGACCCTGAGATGGTCCAGGAGGTTCTCGACACCATGACGGCGTTGGCCGACGAGGGCATGACCATGCTGGTCGTCACCCACGAGATGGGCTTCGCCCGCAGAGCCGCCCACCGGGTGCTCTTCATGTCGGACGGGGAGATCGTGGAGGATTCCACACCCGAGGTTTTCTTCACCGACCCGAAATCCGAGCGAGCCAAGGACTTCCTTGGCAAGATCCTGACCCACTAA
- a CDS encoding fumarate reductase/succinate dehydrogenase flavoprotein subunit produces MTEVERHSYDVVVIGAGGAGLRAVIEARQRGLSVAVVCKSLFGKAHTVMAEGGCAASMGNANPNDNWQVHFRDTMRGGKFLNNWRMAELHAKEAPDRVWELETYGALFDRTKDGRISQRNFGGHTYPRLAHVGDRTGLELIRTMQQKIVSLQQEDNKKYGDYEAKLKVFAECTVTELLKQDGRIAGAFGYWRESGRFILFEAPAVVLATGGIGKSFKVTSNSWEYTGDGHALALRAGADLINMEFVQFHPTGMVWPPSVKGILVTEGVRGDGGVLKNSEGERFMFRYIPDVFKGQYADSEAEADRWYEDADNNRRTPDLLPRDEVARAINAEVKAGRGSPHGGVFLDIASRLPAEEIRRRLPSMYHQFKELADVDITKEPMEVGPTCHYVMGGIEVDPDSAAASVPGLFAAGECSGGMHGSNRLGGNSLSDLLVFGRRAGLGAADYVESLSGRPKVADSDVDTAAKRAVAPFDPPGQGVAEENPYTLHTELQQCMNDLVGIIRKADEMEQALERLADIRRRIAGVTVEGHRQYNPGWHLALDLRNMLLVSECVAQAALRRAESRGGHTRDDHPQMDAKWRNTLLVCGAADGDPAIPDVTVRAKEQQPMRQDLLGLFELSELEKYYTSEELADHPERKA; encoded by the coding sequence ATGACCGAGGTCGAGCGGCACAGCTACGACGTCGTGGTGATCGGTGCCGGCGGCGCGGGTCTGCGTGCGGTGATCGAGGCAAGGCAGCGTGGCCTCAGCGTCGCGGTGGTGTGCAAGTCGCTGTTCGGCAAGGCACACACCGTGATGGCCGAGGGCGGGTGCGCGGCGTCGATGGGCAACGCGAACCCGAACGACAACTGGCAGGTCCACTTCCGCGACACCATGCGTGGCGGCAAGTTCCTCAACAACTGGCGGATGGCCGAGCTGCACGCCAAGGAAGCCCCCGACCGCGTGTGGGAGTTGGAGACCTACGGCGCGCTGTTCGACCGCACCAAGGACGGCCGCATCAGCCAGCGAAACTTCGGCGGGCACACCTATCCCCGGCTGGCGCACGTCGGCGACCGGACCGGCCTTGAGCTGATCCGCACCATGCAGCAGAAGATCGTGTCGCTGCAGCAGGAGGACAACAAGAAGTACGGCGACTACGAGGCCAAGCTCAAGGTATTCGCCGAGTGCACCGTCACCGAACTGCTCAAGCAGGACGGCCGGATCGCGGGCGCGTTCGGCTACTGGCGCGAGTCCGGCCGGTTCATCCTGTTCGAGGCACCGGCCGTGGTGCTGGCCACCGGCGGCATCGGCAAGTCGTTCAAGGTGACGTCGAACTCCTGGGAGTACACCGGTGACGGGCACGCGCTCGCGCTACGGGCAGGCGCGGACCTGATCAACATGGAGTTCGTCCAGTTCCACCCCACCGGCATGGTGTGGCCGCCGAGCGTGAAGGGCATCCTCGTCACCGAGGGTGTGCGCGGTGACGGCGGCGTGCTGAAGAACTCCGAGGGCGAGCGGTTCATGTTCCGCTACATCCCCGACGTGTTCAAGGGCCAGTACGCCGACAGTGAGGCGGAGGCCGACCGCTGGTACGAGGACGCGGACAACAACCGCCGCACCCCTGACCTGCTGCCCCGCGACGAGGTGGCCAGAGCCATCAACGCGGAGGTGAAGGCGGGACGGGGTTCTCCGCACGGCGGGGTGTTCCTCGACATCGCAAGCCGACTACCGGCCGAGGAGATCCGCAGGCGGTTGCCCTCGATGTACCACCAGTTCAAGGAACTGGCCGATGTGGACATCACCAAGGAGCCCATGGAGGTTGGCCCCACGTGCCACTACGTGATGGGCGGCATCGAGGTCGACCCCGACTCCGCCGCTGCGAGCGTGCCGGGGCTGTTCGCGGCGGGTGAGTGCTCGGGCGGGATGCACGGGTCCAACCGACTGGGCGGCAACTCACTGTCCGACCTGCTCGTCTTCGGCCGCAGGGCCGGGCTCGGCGCGGCCGACTACGTGGAGTCGCTCTCCGGAAGGCCGAAGGTGGCCGATTCCGATGTGGACACCGCGGCGAAGCGGGCGGTGGCGCCGTTCGACCCACCCGGGCAGGGAGTGGCGGAGGAGAACCCCTACACGTTGCACACCGAACTACAGCAGTGCATGAACGACCTGGTCGGCATCATCCGCAAGGCCGACGAGATGGAGCAGGCGCTGGAAAGGCTGGCCGACATCAGGCGGCGGATCGCGGGCGTCACCGTGGAGGGGCACCGGCAGTACAACCCCGGCTGGCACCTCGCGCTGGACCTGCGCAACATGCTGCTCGTCAGCGAGTGCGTGGCGCAGGCCGCGCTGCGGCGCGCGGAGAGCCGGGGTGGACACACCCGCGACGACCACCCGCAGATGGACGCGAAGTGGCGCAACACCCTGCTTGTCTGCGGCGCGGCTGACGGCGATCCGGCCATCCCCGATGTCACGGTGCGAGCCAAGGAACAGCAGCCGATGCGACAGGATCTGCTGGGGTTGTTCGAACTGAGCGAACTGGAGAAGTACTACACCTCCGAAGAACTCGCCGACCACCCGGAAAGGAAGGCCTGA